In the genome of Devosia rhizoryzae, the window CGGTCAATCGCTACCAGCGTGAAGGCAGCACTCTTTATGTCTTCAAGCTCGACCAGGACTAAATAGCTGGCGGCCGGACAGGCCGCTCGCTTCACAAGCAATCCGCCCGGCGCGCTTCACGCTTGCCGGGCGTTTTCGTCAGACCGTCCAGACGACAGCTTCGCCGACGCGCCACAAGGTTGCGCCCCCAGGCGGTTCGTCGGGCCCATTGAGTGGCCACAACTCAGGATTTCAGATGAAACAGTTTTTCCGGCGCGATGACTGGCCGAAAGCGGCCCGCAGCGCTGCAACCTTTGCCCTTGCCACCGCAGTCTCCTCCAGTTTCTGGATTGCCGCCCAACCCTCGATGGCTTGGGAGTTGCGCGCCTGCGCCGATCCCGCAGGCATGCCGCAGACCAATCGCGAGTCTGAGGGCTACGAGAACAAGATCATAGAGATCCTCGCCGAGGATATCGGCGCCGAGCTGACCTATCAGTGGTGGACGTTGACGACGACCGTCATTCCCCAGCAACTGCGGGAAGGCAATTGCGATATCGTCATCGGCGGTCCCGATGGCGGCAATGGCGTGATCTCGACGATCGCCTACTATCGCAGTCCTTATGCCTTCGTGTACCGGGCCGACGAAGACTACGAGATTGCCACCTATGACGACCCCATCCTCAAGGATCTGCGGCTTGCGACGACCGTTGAAGGCACAAGTTCGCATCTGGCGCTTTCGCGCCGCGGCTTGCTCGATCACATCACCACAAGCGCGCAGGCGGCCGGTACCAATTCCTCGGACCGCTTTGCCGATCTGATCGCCTCCGTCGCCCGTGGCGATACCGATGTCGCCGTGCCGTGGGGGCCGGTTGCCGGCTATTACGCCGCGCAGCAAGATCCGCCGCTTACAGTGGTGCCAGTACCCGAATTCGATATTCCCTTCACACCCATGTACCACTCAATCGTCATCGCGCTTCGCCCCGGTGACGAGGAATTGCGCGATCTCCTGGACGACGCGCTGGCGCGGCGGTGGGACGACATCTATGCCGTTCTCGAAGAATACAATGTTCCGACCTTGCCTCTGCCGCGGCCGTCGGTCTCCATTGAGGAACAGCAACCATGACCATTATCACTCGGCGGTTTTTCCTTGCGGGTGCTTCGGCAGTGATCGGCGCCAGTCTTGTCCGTCCGGGCAGTGCCGTGGCAGCGGCTCCTGCTGATATCCGCATCGGCACGGTTTTCCCAGTCAGGACCGGCGCTTCGTTTATCCACGCTTCGGTCAATGACTTCATCGGCACCGCGGGCCGTATCGGCGTGCAGCTTGCCGATACGCAATTGGGTACGCGGGCCGAAGAGGCAGGCTCATCGCTCCATGTGCTTCTTGCCAACGCTCCCACGGTCGAGGCTGCGGTTCGCGCCGGCGAGCGCCTGGTGGAAGTGGAGAAGGTGCATGCGCTGGTTGGCGGCGTAGGTGAAGGCCAGGCCGAAGCCCTGGCGGAGATCGCTGCCCGCGCCAAGATCCCCTTCTTCAATGTGGGGGAAACCTCCGACGCATTCCGGCGCGACGCTTCTAGCCCGTACCTTTTCCACATCGAAGCCAGCGACGCCATGTATCTTGATGCATTGGCGCAGTTGGCGGTGCAGCAGGGACACAAGCGCTGGCTTGTCGTTTCCGACAACAGCGACCGCGGCGTGGCCCTCAGCCAGCGTGCTGAATTGGCTGCGCAGAAGGCTGGTTGCACCATCGTCGAAACGGTGGAACTGCCGGCGGCAAGTCCGGTTTATTTCGCCGAGATCGAGGACATGGCCGCGGTCGATGCGGATGTTATCGTTGTCCTGATCAACTATCAGGACTTTTTCACGCTCACGGTGCAGATGGAAGAGGAGGGGATCACGACACCGATCCTGA includes:
- a CDS encoding ABC transporter substrate-binding protein, with the protein product MTIITRRFFLAGASAVIGASLVRPGSAVAAAPADIRIGTVFPVRTGASFIHASVNDFIGTAGRIGVQLADTQLGTRAEEAGSSLHVLLANAPTVEAAVRAGERLVEVEKVHALVGGVGEGQAEALAEIAARAKIPFFNVGETSDAFRRDASSPYLFHIEASDAMYLDALAQLAVQQGHKRWLVVSDNSDRGVALSQRAELAAQKAGCTIVETVELPAASPVYFAEIEDMAAVDADVIVVLINYQDFFTLTVQMEEEGITTPILTFPHTITQTRDFVAASRGRLSVLSPKRHVALWETTRTEFGADDFNLQVQARFSEPADPTAWASFHAIKIILEAAIAAGSTDADAMVAYLEDPQTTFDVLKGPGVSFRPWDHQLRQPLAVVDVRNDVVWREREIATRVAAAADGGTLPEGAPGDDAMQWLDTLGDGPED
- a CDS encoding transporter substrate-binding domain-containing protein, producing MKQFFRRDDWPKAARSAATFALATAVSSSFWIAAQPSMAWELRACADPAGMPQTNRESEGYENKIIEILAEDIGAELTYQWWTLTTTVIPQQLREGNCDIVIGGPDGGNGVISTIAYYRSPYAFVYRADEDYEIATYDDPILKDLRLATTVEGTSSHLALSRRGLLDHITTSAQAAGTNSSDRFADLIASVARGDTDVAVPWGPVAGYYAAQQDPPLTVVPVPEFDIPFTPMYHSIVIALRPGDEELRDLLDDALARRWDDIYAVLEEYNVPTLPLPRPSVSIEEQQP